ATCGAAAAACATTCCCTCGATAATGTGAAAATTCTTTGCGTTAATTTCAATTGGTTTCTAGAGGAAATATTTGAAGAAAATTTATTTTCCGAAATTCTACTTAACTTTCCCGACCCTTGGCCTAAAAAAAGACATCATAAAAAAAGAACGGTGAATTCTAAATTTTTAGAATCTCTGAAAATTCTACTTCCTAAAAAAGGTAAATTCTATTTTGCAACAGACTACGGTCCCTATGCAAGGAAAGTAATTCGTCTTTTTAGGGACTCGGAGGCTTTCGATCTGAAAAAGGTAGAACTTAAGTCAGAAAGAAATGAAATTCCAGTCTCTCACTTTGAAAGAAAAAAACGGGAAGAAGGAAAAAGAATTTATTATATAGACCGGATTCTCCTTCAAAAATAAGAACTGCCAAATCACATTTAAAAAAGAATAACGTTAGCTACAGTTGACCATAACTTTATAAAACTTCTATAAAGTGGATTTTTAATTTTTGTTATGACCGTAGAACAATATCTTTATACAGGAATTTGATTTTAAGTTCTTTATTTTTAAGTCTGCCCAAAAACTCATGATAATCCTTTAGAAATTTCTAATAAACTGTTCAAATCCTACGGATTAAATCAAATTCTGGAGGCTGCAAGTTTTCCAGAAATTCTTCATCATCAATTTTTCTAATTTTTAGGTTTGAGCTTGTATCAAAACCTAAAAGAATTTTATACAATCATTCTTTAGAAATTTTTAATAAAATGTAGTAGTTCCTAAATTAGGTCGCATTTAGCAATTTGCGAACTTTCGAGTAGTTCTAGTATCGTTAAATTTTCGTAGTAGCTCCCACATTTTTGTAAAACTCAACCTCAGGGCCGTTGGGAATTCAGCGTCTCACTTTTATGGACGCTCGACAGGTTTTGGGACAGCTTTTTATTATAAATTCAAGTTTTGGGATAAAAATTTAGGATACTCTTTTAAAGACCAATAACTTAGAAACAGAACAAAATGTTTTTATTTGAAAATTATAATTTTCTGATAAACAGGAACTTGCCAAGCCTGCGTGCAAACCAGGCATTTCAACTTAAATAAGTTATTACTTGTTAGCATCACATCGCAAATCATGAAATCGATGATAAATCCCACAAAAAATTGTCGGAAACTCTTACAAAATTTATCTTCAGATCCAAAAATTTACGAAGTATAAACTTCATCGATAAACTAAAGAATAAACTTTTCCTTCTTCGTCCTTTAAAGAATAAGACCAGATCGGTTTACCATCGATACTATATCGAATCGCCTTTCCAGATTTAAAAAGAACAATTCCGTCATCTTTTTTACCCGGAAGAATTCCTTCGATGTCCGTAGCTTCTACGTTAAACGAACTTAATTTAAGAGAACCGGATTCGATACGATAGACGGTTTTTCCCGCATGAAACCAAAGATAAGGAGAACGAACCACAAACTGAGAAGCCGAATCGTTCGGAAGATCAATTGAAGTAGATCTTTCGTTATCGAGCGAAACGATCTTTTTTCCGGACAAAAAGAAAATTCCAGTTTCATAAGATCCTAAATATCTTAGATCTCCGCTTCCCTTGTGATAAACTTTTTTGGCACTCAAGTCCTTTAGAGAAGCATCATATACTTGCGCTTGAATTCCATCTTTCTGAACAATTGAAAATAAAATACCGGATTTAATACCGGACCAAAAAGAACCTTCAAAAACTACGGAACCGTTCAATTCAAGTTGATCCGAATAACTGTAAATTTTAGATTTTTTTCCGGAGACAATTTCAACCAAAACATTTTCTCCGGAAAGATTTGCCTTTTTAACTTCGCCGGAAGGAAGTGCCGTTTCTCTTAACGTGATTCCGGTTTTTAGATCCATAACTTCGATTTTCTTTTCGGAAACTCCGATCAAACGTTTATCCGCCAACAAAAACTTATAAGGTGTGGCGGTTTGGATTCTCCAATGGCGAACTGCACGATCTTTGTCTAAAGATTCCACGCTGGTTCCGTAGTTTAATATTACAGAATTATTAATTATTACCGGTACACCGATCAACTTTCCTCGGCTTTGATAAGACTGAAGAATTACCGGATTATCCTCGTCAGCAATTACCAATCTTTCCGCCTGAGCAGCGTGAGGTGATGATGGAAATTTTTCAGCCAGCTCTCTTCCTAAATCCAAAACCTCTTTTTTAATCGCAGGATTCGCCATTTTATTTTTTTGTTCGGAAAGAATCCGAATCAAAGCGAAAAGATTTCCTTCGTTTCTTTCCAAATCGAGCGCCTTACGAATTTCTTTTTCGGCCTGTTCTAAATCTCCTCGTTTGTAGTAGATATATGAAATCTGATAATGAGCGTCTGAAAATTCTGGATTCTTTTGAATAATCTCCTTAAAAATTCCGATGGCTTCATTATAAAGATTATCATTAAAAAGTATAATTCCTATATTGTAAGGAGCAAGTTCGTTTGCTGCATCCTGTTGTGTTGCGGCTTCAAACTCTTCCTTGGCTAACTTTTTATTTCCAGAATGATATAAGGAAATTCCTTTACCAATTCTCGCTGCTACAAAATCTTTATTGAGTAAAAGTGATCTATCAAAAGCATCAATGGAAGCTTCATACTTTTTTCTTTGAAGGTGTATTATTCCCATCTGATAATGGCTGTAATATGAGTCCGGTTTTTTAGTGAGGATTTCTTTAAAACCGGTTTCAGCTTTGTCTATTTCTCCCTTTCTAAGTAAAAACGCGTTAATCGCTTCTCGAGTCTGAAGATTACGCGTTCCAGGAGGAGGATTTTCCAACATAGAAATTCCTTTTTCCTCACTTCCTAAAGCCAAATGACATTCAGCAATTTTAATATATAGAGTAAGCTTTCCGGTTTTTTGAAAAGCTTCCTGATAAAGTGGTATTGCTTTTTCGTATTGACGTGTATCGAAAAGTTTGTTCGCTTTCTGAATGGTCGGAATTACAGTCGCAAATTTTTGATTCTCTTGAATCGTTTTTCTAGTTTCCGCAATTTCAGGAATATCTTTAGATAATTTTTCTGCTTTGGAAATCCAATTTAAAGCGGAATCGTGATTGTTTTTTTCATTTTCTTCGAGAGAAATTTTATAATACAACATCGCCAAACGAAAGTTAATTGCCTCGTTATTTGGAAATTTTTTCTGAAGATTTTTATAAACGTTTTCAGCCTTTTCGTATTCTTTTTTATCTTCATAAGTTCTTCCTAAAACGATTGCGGCAGAAGGATCGTTTCCGGTTAAATTTTCTAATTCTTTTGTATATTGATTAGCAAGTGTTTGATTTTTTTGAGAGGAATAAAGTCGGATCAATCCTTGAAGCGCCGGGATATTTTGTTTATCGATGGATAACGCCTTTTTAAAATTTTCTTCAGACGTTTTTAATTCTCCGGAAATGAAATACAATCTTCCAAAAGCGTTATAGACGGAAGGTTCTTGCTCAGAAGCCTTTTTAGCCTTTTCATAAAAAGTCTTTGCTACTTTTGTATCTCCTTTTCTGAGGTGTCTATCTCCTTCATAAATTTGTTCCGAAACATCGATAAACGAAATAATTTGTTTCTTTTCGGATTCAGACTTTAAGGACTCGGCTTCTTTTCTCGCGGTTTTATAACGATTTTCTGAAATCAGTAAAAACACTAAATTTGTCACTGGTTCTACAAACGTCGGGTCCAATTCTTTCGCTCTTGTAAAATACACAAGAGCCTTTGCTGGTTCGCCTAACGCTTTCATATTTAAACCCATTTGGTTTTGATAAATCGCATTATTTGGAAACTGAGAAATTGCCTTTTCTAGAACCGATACGGATTTTCTGTAGTTTCCGGTTTTATAATATACTGCTGCAATTCCAGAAATTGCTTCTTGATAGTCGGACTTAAGTGCGAGAGAATTTTCGAACGCTTTTAAGGCGGCTTCGTATTCTCCCGATAAGATCCGAGCGTTACCTAAAAAGATATAAGGTGTTGGGTTTTTGGGATCGTTTTGAATTGCGGTTTGAAAATGAGAAGCTGCTTCCTTATAATTCTTTTTTCTCATCGCCTGATTTCCATTTTCCAAAGCGGAAGCAACTCTAGTTACGGAAGCGGATTTTTTTGCAGATAATAATTCTGGATCATTTTTTCTTGCTTCTTCGAAATAAACCTCAGCTTCTTCATACTTTTTCAACTGCACCGCGGCGTCTCCGAGTTGCATGTTCAACTGAGCTGGAAACGCAAATTCCTTTGCGGGAATTCTTTTGAGAGTTTCATACGATTGTTCGAACTTTCCGAGATTTTTTAAGATCACCGCTTTTTTAAAAGAATAATTGTATTTGTCTTTAACCGGCAAAGATTCTAATTTACTGTAAACTTCAATCGCGTCCTCATTTTTACCCTCAGCCGTGTAGATGATGCCTAACGTAAGTAAAATCTGTTCGTTTTCAGAATCAATATCGGTTCCTTTTTTGAGAGAAACCAAAGCCTCTTGATTTTTACCGAGTTTATATTCAGAAACTCCGGCAAGATAATAACCGGGAGCGGTTGGGTACGTATTGATCGCAATATTAGCTTTTTCTAATGACTTTTCAAAATTCCCTTTTTGAAAGTAAGAATTCCCTTCATTCAAAATTCTTGATACTCTTTTGAGCTTTTCCCTGGTCGCAGAATCTTTTTCCAAAATCGAATCTTGAGTTTGGGATTTTCTAAAATCTTTACTTAAACAATGAATCGTAAATTGTCCGCAAATTAAAACGAATACACTAATCAATATGATCTTGTTTCTCATGGAATTCAAACCTTTCATTTATATCCCTTATATTCGATCTTGAGATTTCTTAACGGAGAACGTTTTGAAAAATTTTCCCCTCTCGTAAGAATGGAAATTCGCCAAACACCAGAAACGTCGAACTTATCTTCTAAAACTTTAGAATATCCTAAATACAATCGAATCGTTCCTTCTTTTACATCTGTTATGATCCGAAAAGGACGTCCGTCTTCTTTATCTTCTTTTCTGAATTTATAAGTTCCGACATTGTTTCCATTGGAAGGAAAAGAATATACACTGAGTCTTTCTTTTTCATATTCTAAACTAATTGTCTTTTTTGAAGTATGAAAAGAAATCGCAATAATCCCGGAATCCGATTCGGCAGTAATCGGAATGATTCCTTCCAGTTCCATATTTTCCGGTACGAATGGAGCAGAAAAAACTCCGTACCATCCCGGTGGTAGAGAAGAAACATTCTGAAAATCTAATGTTTTTCCAGAAAAGGCCTGAAATCCTTTTTCACCGGAAAGTTTCCAGAACTCCGGCTCTGAAATCAAATTATCCGTTTTATAAGGTAAAGCGATCTCCGTAATTTTATCTGCGTCTACGATCAATTGTCCTTCGTAATAGACAAGAGGTCCGTTTTCAGTTTCTCGAACCAATTCTAACTGCATCGCTCCCGGCGTAAGGTTACTTCTATAAAAAGGAGTTTCTCCCACTTTTAAACCGTCTAACGCGACTTGAAGAGCTTCCGGAAAACTTAATATTCTTACGCCACCTAAAGTTCGATCTTCTTTCCATTCTTGATAAATGGAAATTGTTTGGCCTGAACGAATTTGTAAATATTTGTTAATATCTTTTTGTCCCGGACGAGTGATCTGAATTTGTTGTAAACCTTCTGGCAATGGATAATTTCTAAAAGAAGCGATTCCTATCTTTTCTCCTTGAAATAAAACTTCCGTGTCCGCAGAAGAAGCGCTAAATGAAAGATAACCTTGAATTGATTTTTTTAAAATCGAATCGATTTCTCCGGAACTCAAAGATTTTTCCCAAATCGGAACCAAAGAAGATTTTGCATCCAGCGCTAAAACTCCAGAACCATGTTTTAAATAATAAGCTTGGTTAGCCTGTAGTTCGTCTTCGGTTTTAGGAGATTGAAACGATCCGTCCACGTTTCCATAAATGATTTCTTTCACAGGGTCAGTGATTTTTTGATTTACGATCCATTTTCCGGAAACTTCACGAATATCTGTTTTGATCACAGCGTCTACGTTCAACCTTTTGAGTTCTTGAGAAAGTTGAGAAGGATTCTTCCAAAACACCTCTTGAACACGAACTTGTTTTCCTTTTACTTTTGCCCAAATCAAACGTACTTCATCGCTCAAAAAAGCGGCTAACTTAGAATCCATTCCTTCCGAAGTTTGAATCGGAGCTAGAACGAATACTGGAATCGTATTTCCGGTTTTTCGAATTTTATAATCCGAATTAGAACTTCCTCCTAAAATCGCCTCTTCTTCTTTGAGAGATTTAAACGTAGGCTCTTGTAAAACGGAATTGAAGTTTTCGATTTTTTGAACGGAAGAACAATCGATAAGAATCCATAAAAAAGAAAAGGAGAATGTAAAAAATCGTATCGAGCTAAAAATTGATCTCATAACAGTTCCATTATTTGTCCATCGGGTTGAATGAGAAATCCATTATAAAAAGATTGAAAGAACGATCATCCGTAATTTTCAATGATTCGATTAAAAATAAAAAAACCGGGGAAATTTCCCCGGTTGATCCAGTTCAAGGGTTTATCAAAAACCCTAAAATGTTTCTTTTGGATTTAACTTCAGTTTTTCCTTTTGTACATCTTGTTGTACATATTTGGTCTCGTTTACTGCCTTAGCGGTTTTTGTAATCTCGTCCGCGTTATTACGATCCGCTTCTCTTTTTTGAAACGCGGCCTTTACTTCCTCTACAGAACCGGATTGGCTCAAAATTTTAAGTTCTTCACTGGAAGATTTAAGTTCTTCTACTAGTTTTCCGTATTCGAAAGTTTCGTTTTTATGAAGAACAATAAGTTCTTTCATTTCAGAAAGAGAATCGTTTTGAAGTGAACGAATCAGTTTGTCGGTGAGCTTTTGATTCTTTTCGATTCTAAGTTCGCGGTTTTTACTTAGGATCACTTCGGAAGATTCTCCCTTTTTAGAAACTGCAATGGTTCCTTCGATCACTGCAAAGCGAACCGTACAGTTGGCCTTGGCACAATTGATTTTAGATCCTTCCGGGCTTTCCACGGAAGTTAAGAAAGAAGTTCCCCTGACACCTGCAAGTGCAGTCGGAGTAGAAACTGTAAACTCGGTAGTTTTCTGGCCTTTTTTTACCATCGTCACGATTTTTCCGTAGTTCACTTGAACATTTGTATCGGAACCATTCGGATTCATAAGGCTGGAAATTTCTATATCAGAATTTTTAGACATCTTAATAATTCCACTGTCTGCAACCATGATCTCAGCTCCGCCGTTCGCCCCTGTTACAACACGGTCCGTGGAAGAAAGAGAAGCACCTAACTCTGCTTTTTTTTCTCCAGAATCGGAAAGAATTTTTACGTCTCCAAGAAGCCAAACGATTCTTGCGCTGGCAGCGTTAGACTCGGTTTTTACCTGATCGCTGCCGGATGATTTGTTCGTGCTACAAACGAACAATAACATCGTAAACGCGCAGAGAATCACAATACTCAAATAACGTTTCATAAAACCCCCAAACTCTAAAAAGATAACATTTAAAACAACAAATTGTGAGAGAGAAAATTGCAAGAACTTAGAACTAATAATATCAAAGAATGTAAGTATTTACAGAAAAAAACTAACGTTTATAGACAGGTTCATTTTTTTTTTGGGTTTTTCTGGCTCGACCATAATTTCGTCTAATTCTTCTTCCAACCTACATTTTGGATAATTATCTACGGGCAAACTAGTTCCTACCCAACCAAAAGCCTCTTGAGCCGTAATTACGTGAATGTCCCAACCCATAACGATATTCGGACAATCCCATACTTTATTTTTACAAAGAACCTGACTAGACTTCGGCTTAGGATATGCCCAAGCAGAAGGAGGATAAACGCATTTCATTTCCACTTCCGCAATCTTTCTAAGTCTCTTAACGTTTACTTCAAATTCTTTGAAAGTAGCAACTAAAGGATTCGCTAGAAGTTCATCGAAATATTTTTTGGAAGTATTGTAAGCGATATAATAGACTAATTCCTCCATTACGTAATCCTTATCAACTGCATTGTGACTTATGTTCGCAATGTAACGGGATAACTTCAAAGCGTCGGTCAATAAGGCTTGGAATAAATCGTAGGATTTTTCAGGAATTGCGTCCTCCCTAGAACCGTCCTCTTTACTATCACTTTCACCGTCGTTTGAAATAATATCGTCTAAAAAAGTTTCGTCTATATTTTCGCCAGACGCATTTTTATCACTCGAAGCCGAATCCTCCATCATTCCCAGAGGCATGTGATTAGAAATCGATCCGTACGTAAATTCAATAAGATCAAGTTTTTGTAATATATCAGAACACTTATGAGCAATTCTGACTTTTTCGTTGTCATCGGAAGGTAATTTGGTGAACTTATCCACTCCAATTCGAGGAACATCCATAAGGATTCCCGCGGTAAATGCATATCTTCTGAGAAGTCTAAATCTCATCGTATCGGGAATCATTACAATTCCGAGACTCAAAAGACCCAATTCGCTTATGTATTTAAAAAAGTTTAGATTTTGATTATATACTTTTAAAAGAGTCAATATCGTCTTTTTAGAAAGTAATGAATTTCGAATAATTCCCTTAAAATTATAATTCGTGTTTTCATACATGAATTTCAAAAATTTCATGTCCGTAACTTTGAGTTGATTTACAATCTTTATTGCGAGTATATTTTGAATCTGTTCTAATAGTTCCTTATTCAATTTAATTTCGAATTTGGGAGTATATTGTCCTTTAATATCTTTTAAACGAGCAAGGGTAGATTCCTTAACCTGTACTTCTTCTTTAACGAGTACATTTCCCGAATTGTCTTCAATAGGAGAAAGAAACCGAATCATAGATCCAGTTTCAAATTCCCTAGTAAAATCAATCAGACCTTCAATCGAATCAAACTCCAAACAAGAATGTGTCACTTTCATTTTGAAATCCTATCTCTCCGTGTGACTCTATGCGGGTTATCAAGGCTCGCAAGCATCGATTCTAAACTCTTCTTTCTTTCAGACGTTAACACTTCTTTTTCTAAAGCGGATAACATCGCGCAGTCGGAAGATAATTTACAACAATTTGATTCTTCACAATGTTTTTTTTGACTGAAAAGTTCGGGAAAACTTTCCAGAATTTCTTCTTTTTTTAAATGGAGAATCCCCCATTCTTTGATTCCTGGAGAATCGATTAACGCCGTGCCATCTTCTAAAACAAGCAAAAGAGAATTTGTAGTGGTATGTTTCCCTTTATCTTTTGAAATGCTGATTCCGGAAGTTTTCTGAATCTGCGTTTGAGTCAATAGATTGATTAAAGTAGACTTGCCAACTCCTGAATTTCCGACTAGAAACGTCGTTTTTCCGTGCAGATATTTTTGTAATTCAGGAATTCCCTGACCGGTTGTGCAGGAAATTCCCAGGATTTTGTATCCTAAATTTCGATAGACTTTCATACGGTTTTCGGCTTCGACTTCGGAAACGAGATCTAATTTTGTAAATAAAATCAGAGGTTGTGTTCCAGAGGCAAAAACCGCCGCCAAACATCTATCCAAAAAACCGTCTTTTGTTTCGGGAGACTTTAAAGAAGCAAGAACCGCCGTTTGATCCGCATTTGCACATAAAACCTGTGTGTCCCCTTCTCGACTTTTACGTGTTAGGAAAGAACTTCTTTCCAATCTTTCACAAATTACCCAATCTTTTCCCGTTGAAAACTCGGCTAGAATTTTATCTCCTACAACAAAAGGATGTCTTTCTTGAGCGGCAAAGGTTCTTAACCTTCCACGTAGAAAAGCCCTTACGATTCCTCGTTTTGGAGAATAAATTTCATAGTACGCTCCGTAAACTCTGGAGATGGTAAAAAATTCTTTGACTGAGGAATCTGACTCTAACATGATCTCTATGCACTATAATGACGACCCGAAGACTCATCGCCTTAGGGCCCATCGTATATTTAATTCTTCTGATAGTCTGTTTTCAGCTTATCTCTGTGTTCACTATACGGTCATTCTATTTCTTTTCTTTAGAATCTTACGAACTTCTTTTTACACTTTTAACCGGAGCAATTTTAGGGTTTATAATCTACATCGTTTCGATTCGAGTTTTAAAACTAACTTCCAGTAAATTTTTAAGAAGAATTTTTCCGTTCTTTCAATTTTCTAATAATGAAATCGTTAAATACCTTTCGATTTTAGATCAATTTAAAAACGATCTGATTGCTACAAATCTAACGGGACTCGTTTGCGAAAAAATTCTGAAGTTCATCCAAACCATAATTCCGACAAAAAAAGTTATCGTATTTCTTTGGAAGGAAGAAATGGGTAAGTTCGCGCCTTTTCCGGATTCAGGAGAAATTCAATTTTTTATTTTTGATCCGTTTCTTCTTTGGATCACCGAAAACGATAGGATCTATAATTTTAAAGAATTTGCAACTGATCCCAGTCTAAGTAAAATTCGGAATTCTGCCGAAAATTTTTTTACACAAACTGAAGCAGAACTGGTGGTTCCTTTAATTCTCAATAAAAGTCTTTTAGGAATAATCGTTTTAGGTAAAAGACAAAATCGAAAAAATTATACACTTTCCGAAATCAATAAATTGAATGAAATACGTTCTGTTTCGGTGATGGCGCTTTCAAACGCAATTTTCTACGAACGTCTGATTGAGTTAACCGAAACCTTAGAAGAAAAAGTCAAGATTAGAACTCAAGAATTAGAAGAGACACAGTCCCAATTGATCATGTCGGAGAAAATGGCTTCTCTTGGTATTATGGTGGCCGG
The nucleotide sequence above comes from Leptospira kirschneri serovar Cynopteri str. 3522 CT. Encoded proteins:
- a CDS encoding FecR family protein produces the protein MKRYLSIVILCAFTMLLFVCSTNKSSGSDQVKTESNAASARIVWLLGDVKILSDSGEKKAELGASLSSTDRVVTGANGGAEIMVADSGIIKMSKNSDIEISSLMNPNGSDTNVQVNYGKIVTMVKKGQKTTEFTVSTPTALAGVRGTSFLTSVESPEGSKINCAKANCTVRFAVIEGTIAVSKKGESSEVILSKNRELRIEKNQKLTDKLIRSLQNDSLSEMKELIVLHKNETFEYGKLVEELKSSSEELKILSQSGSVEEVKAAFQKREADRNNADEITKTAKAVNETKYVQQDVQKEKLKLNPKETF
- a CDS encoding tetratricopeptide repeat protein, translated to MKGLNSMRNKIILISVFVLICGQFTIHCLSKDFRKSQTQDSILEKDSATREKLKRVSRILNEGNSYFQKGNFEKSLEKANIAINTYPTAPGYYLAGVSEYKLGKNQEALVSLKKGTDIDSENEQILLTLGIIYTAEGKNEDAIEVYSKLESLPVKDKYNYSFKKAVILKNLGKFEQSYETLKRIPAKEFAFPAQLNMQLGDAAVQLKKYEEAEVYFEEARKNDPELLSAKKSASVTRVASALENGNQAMRKKNYKEAASHFQTAIQNDPKNPTPYIFLGNARILSGEYEAALKAFENSLALKSDYQEAISGIAAVYYKTGNYRKSVSVLEKAISQFPNNAIYQNQMGLNMKALGEPAKALVYFTRAKELDPTFVEPVTNLVFLLISENRYKTARKEAESLKSESEKKQIISFIDVSEQIYEGDRHLRKGDTKVAKTFYEKAKKASEQEPSVYNAFGRLYFISGELKTSEENFKKALSIDKQNIPALQGLIRLYSSQKNQTLANQYTKELENLTGNDPSAAIVLGRTYEDKKEYEKAENVYKNLQKKFPNNEAINFRLAMLYYKISLEENEKNNHDSALNWISKAEKLSKDIPEIAETRKTIQENQKFATVIPTIQKANKLFDTRQYEKAIPLYQEAFQKTGKLTLYIKIAECHLALGSEEKGISMLENPPPGTRNLQTREAINAFLLRKGEIDKAETGFKEILTKKPDSYYSHYQMGIIHLQRKKYEASIDAFDRSLLLNKDFVAARIGKGISLYHSGNKKLAKEEFEAATQQDAANELAPYNIGIILFNDNLYNEAIGIFKEIIQKNPEFSDAHYQISYIYYKRGDLEQAEKEIRKALDLERNEGNLFALIRILSEQKNKMANPAIKKEVLDLGRELAEKFPSSPHAAQAERLVIADEDNPVILQSYQSRGKLIGVPVIINNSVILNYGTSVESLDKDRAVRHWRIQTATPYKFLLADKRLIGVSEKKIEVMDLKTGITLRETALPSGEVKKANLSGENVLVEIVSGKKSKIYSYSDQLELNGSVVFEGSFWSGIKSGILFSIVQKDGIQAQVYDASLKDLSAKKVYHKGSGDLRYLGSYETGIFFLSGKKIVSLDNERSTSIDLPNDSASQFVVRSPYLWFHAGKTVYRIESGSLKLSSFNVEATDIEGILPGKKDDGIVLFKSGKAIRYSIDGKPIWSYSLKDEEGKVYSLVYR
- the rsgA gene encoding ribosome small subunit-dependent GTPase A — translated: MLESDSSVKEFFTISRVYGAYYEIYSPKRGIVRAFLRGRLRTFAAQERHPFVVGDKILAEFSTGKDWVICERLERSSFLTRKSREGDTQVLCANADQTAVLASLKSPETKDGFLDRCLAAVFASGTQPLILFTKLDLVSEVEAENRMKVYRNLGYKILGISCTTGQGIPELQKYLHGKTTFLVGNSGVGKSTLINLLTQTQIQKTSGISISKDKGKHTTTNSLLLVLEDGTALIDSPGIKEWGILHLKKEEILESFPELFSQKKHCEESNCCKLSSDCAMLSALEKEVLTSERKKSLESMLASLDNPHRVTRRDRISK
- the trmB gene encoding tRNA (guanosine(46)-N7)-methyltransferase TrmB, with amino-acid sequence MVQDLEQKLWSIASGVPFASDYFLQASPTRKLKKENLFSKVFETYFLELGSGWGEVAISMALERPNTGFILMEKKFDRIRHTIREIEKHSLDNVKILCVNFNWFLEEIFEENLFSEILLNFPDPWPKKRHHKKRTVNSKFLESLKILLPKKGKFYFATDYGPYARKVIRLFRDSEAFDLKKVELKSERNEIPVSHFERKKREEGKRIYYIDRILLQK
- a CDS encoding LIC10124 family lipoprotein; its protein translation is MRSIFSSIRFFTFSFSFLWILIDCSSVQKIENFNSVLQEPTFKSLKEEEAILGGSSNSDYKIRKTGNTIPVFVLAPIQTSEGMDSKLAAFLSDEVRLIWAKVKGKQVRVQEVFWKNPSQLSQELKRLNVDAVIKTDIREVSGKWIVNQKITDPVKEIIYGNVDGSFQSPKTEDELQANQAYYLKHGSGVLALDAKSSLVPIWEKSLSSGEIDSILKKSIQGYLSFSASSADTEVLFQGEKIGIASFRNYPLPEGLQQIQITRPGQKDINKYLQIRSGQTISIYQEWKEDRTLGGVRILSFPEALQVALDGLKVGETPFYRSNLTPGAMQLELVRETENGPLVYYEGQLIVDADKITEIALPYKTDNLISEPEFWKLSGEKGFQAFSGKTLDFQNVSSLPPGWYGVFSAPFVPENMELEGIIPITAESDSGIIAISFHTSKKTISLEYEKERLSVYSFPSNGNNVGTYKFRKEDKEDGRPFRIITDVKEGTIRLYLGYSKVLEDKFDVSGVWRISILTRGENFSKRSPLRNLKIEYKGYK